From one Orcinus orca chromosome 10, mOrcOrc1.1, whole genome shotgun sequence genomic stretch:
- the CCR4 gene encoding C-C chemokine receptor type 4, which translates to MNPTGIADTTLDESIYNNYYLHESIPEPCTKEGIKAFGELFLPPLYSLVFLFGLLGNSVVVLVLFKYKRLKSMTDVYLLNLAISDLLFVLSLPFWGYYAADQWVFGLGLCKLVSWMYPVGFYSGIFFITLMSIDRYLAIVHAVFSLRARTLTYGVITSVATWAVAVLASLPGLVFSTCYTEHNHTYCKTKYSFNSTRWKVLSSLEINVLGLVIPLGIMLFCYSMIIRTLQHCKNEKKNKAVKMIFAVVVLFLGFWTPYNVVLFLNTLVELEVLQDCTFERHLDYAIQATETLAFVHCCLNPVIYFFLGQKFRKYIVQLFKTCRGTLVLCQYCRFLPIYPDTPSSSYTQSTVDHDLHDAL; encoded by the coding sequence ATGAACCCCACGGGTATAGCAGACACCACCCTGGATGAAAGCATCTATAACAATTATTATCTTCATGAAAGCATCCCCGAACCTTGCACCAAGGAAGGTATCAAGGCATTTGGGGAGCTCTTCCTGCCCCCCCTCTACTCCTTGGTCTTTCTGTTTGGTCTGCTTGGAAATTCTGTGGTGGTTCTGGTCCTGTTCAAGTACAAGCGGCTCAAGTCCATGACCGACGTGTACCTGCTCAACCTTGCCATCTCGGACCTGCTCTTTGTGCTCTCGCTCCCTTTCTGGGGCTACTATGCCGCAGACCAGTGGGTGTTCGGGCTCGGCCTCTGCAAGCTAGTTTCCTGGATGTACCCGGTGGGCTTCTACAGTGGCATATTCTTCATCACACTCATGAGCATCGACAGGTACCTGGCCATTGTGCACGCGGTCTTCTCCCTGAGAGCGAGGACCTTGACTTACGGGGTCATCACCAGCGTGGCCACGTGGGCAGTGGCTGTGCTCGCCTCCCTCCCAGGCCTTGTGTTCAGCACGTGTTATACTGAGCACAACCACACCTACTGCAAAACCAAGTATTCTTTCAACTCCACAAGGTGGAAGGTTCTGAGCTCCCTGGAAATCAACGTTCTAGGGCTGGTGATCCCCTTGGGGATCATGCTGTTCTGCTACTCCATGATCATTAGGACCTTGCAGCATTGCAAAAATGAGAAGAAGAACAAGGCAGTGAAGATGATCTTTGCTGTGGTGGTCCTCTTCCTGGGGTTCTGGACCCCTTACAACGTGGTGCTCTTCCTGAACACCCTGGTGGAGCTGGAGGTCCTTCAAGACTGCACCTTTGAGAGGCACCTGGACTATGCCATTCAGGCCACAGAGACCTTGGCTTTTGTTCACTGCTGCCTTAATCCGGTCATCTACTTTTTCCTGGGGCAGAAATTTCGCAAGTACATCGTACAGCTCTTCAAAACCTGCCGGGGCACTTTGGTGCTCTGCCAGTACTGTAGGTTCCTCCCGATTTACCCCGACACCCCCAGCTCATCTTACACACAGTCCACGGTGGACCACGATCTCCACGATGCTCTGTAA
- the LOC101278351 gene encoding transcription elongation factor A protein-like 4, protein MENKEQPLVAGKPGVACTVEDKEKLENKRRTDLRGKTEDEEVLKDKEKPESEAKPKEGNPESEGKPVSEGKPVSEGKPVSEGKPKEEKPASKPRAAGKRPAGDDVPRKAKRKTNKGLAQCLKEYKEAIHDMHLSNEAMIREFDEMARVEDEVKKTRQKLDAKKFTGPLPPEGPKGTQGWLQGPTKGL, encoded by the coding sequence ATGGAAAACAAAGAACAGCCACTGGTTGCGGGAAAGCCGGGAGTAGCTTGTACTGTGGAAGACAAGGAAAAGTTAGAAAACAAGAGAAGGACAGATCTCAGGGGAAAGACAGAAGATGAGGAAGTACTAAAGGATAAGGAAAAGCCAGAGAGTGAGGCAAAGCCAAAAGAAGGAAATCCAGAGAGTGAGGGAAAGCCAGTGAGCGAGGGAAAGCCAGTAAGTGAGGGAAAGCCAGTGAGCGAGGGaaagccaaaagaagaaaagccagcCAGCAAACCAAGGGCTGCAGGAAAGCGCCCAGCTGGGGATGATGTACCCAGGAAGGccaaaagaaaaaccaacaagGGGCTGGCTCAGTGTCTCAAGGAATACAAGGAGGCCATACACGATATGCATTTGAGCAATGAAGCGATGATAAGAGAATTTGACGAGATGGCCAGGGTGGAGGATGAGGTGAAGAAAACCAGACAGAAATTGGATGCAAAAAAGTTTACAGGACCCCTTCCACCCGAGGGGCCCAAGGGAACTCAGGGGTGGCTGCAGGGCCCCACAAAGGGGCTTTGA